Proteins encoded by one window of Vampirovibrionales bacterium:
- a CDS encoding Mitomycin resistance protein mcrB, whose translation MSRRPASRKPASGLGSLANIGPAALRDFSVLGIETIAALAACDADDLYRRLASLTGARHDPCVRDVFRAAIHEAQTGEKTHWSQWTAERKALNPP comes from the coding sequence ATGAGTCGACGTCCTGCCTCTCGAAAACCCGCCAGCGGCCTTGGGTCTCTTGCCAACATCGGCCCGGCGGCCTTGCGCGATTTCAGCGTGCTGGGCATCGAGACCATCGCGGCGTTGGCGGCGTGCGACGCCGATGATCTCTACCGGCGTCTGGCTAGCCTGACGGGCGCGCGTCATGATCCGTGCGTGCGCGACGTCTTTCGCGCGGCGATCCACGAAGCGCAAACGGGTGAAAAAACCCACTGGAGCCAGTGGACCGCCGAACGCAAGGCGCTGAATCCGCCATGA